In one window of Gammaproteobacteria bacterium DNA:
- the zwf gene encoding glucose-6-phosphate dehydrogenase encodes MTINILIIGGDGDLALRKLYPALYSLEAAQHLGNIGSITAMARTSHSPEDLQIKVREKLKNKYTLEDQVWNTFASKLGYHTGDATDANALLAYKKSLAAGPDDVLIVYLAVPPFVFGGIAKALGEAGLANERTRIIVEKPLGEDRDSFLTIDKELNVVFDEKQIYRIDHYLGKESIQNLFALRFANLFFSKLWRAEYIDSVQITVAETVGVEKRKEFYDATGALKDMVQNHLLQILCLVAMEPPSKNNADMVRAEKLKVLKSLKPISLESINANTVRGQYAKGSIDNDIVQSYQDDLQTDEKSDTETFVAIKAEIANWRWAGVPFYLRTGKRMTRRYSEIDIFFKPLAHNIFAKNGVADHQNHLQISLQPDSDIMLRFMNKKPVLGNDMVLQDVELNLSQSQDASNIAYDAYARLLLDAIREDQTLFISSKEVEASWEWIDGIVENWQTAGTPVHPYQSGSMGPNQAHSMLARDNREWD; translated from the coding sequence ATGACTATAAATATTCTCATAATCGGCGGTGACGGTGACTTGGCATTGCGCAAACTTTATCCTGCGCTTTACAGCCTTGAAGCTGCTCAACATTTAGGCAATATCGGCTCCATTACTGCGATGGCTAGAACCAGTCATAGTCCCGAGGACCTACAAATCAAGGTACGGGAAAAACTCAAAAATAAATACACTCTGGAAGATCAGGTTTGGAATACTTTTGCGTCCAAACTTGGCTATCACACTGGTGACGCCACAGATGCCAATGCCCTGCTGGCCTATAAAAAGAGTCTGGCTGCCGGCCCCGATGATGTTTTGATCGTGTATCTGGCGGTACCACCCTTTGTGTTCGGTGGAATCGCCAAAGCCTTGGGTGAAGCAGGATTAGCCAATGAGCGTACTCGTATCATTGTAGAAAAACCATTAGGTGAGGACCGCGACAGTTTCCTTACGATAGATAAAGAATTGAATGTGGTCTTTGACGAAAAACAGATCTACCGCATTGATCACTACCTCGGCAAAGAATCCATCCAGAATCTGTTTGCTCTGCGCTTTGCCAATCTGTTTTTCAGCAAATTATGGCGCGCGGAATACATTGACAGTGTGCAAATAACCGTTGCAGAAACAGTTGGCGTTGAGAAACGCAAAGAGTTTTATGATGCAACAGGCGCACTCAAGGACATGGTGCAAAATCATTTATTACAAATACTTTGCCTGGTTGCGATGGAGCCACCGTCTAAAAACAATGCCGACATGGTACGCGCCGAAAAACTCAAAGTACTTAAGAGTTTAAAACCCATTAGTCTGGAAAGTATCAATGCCAATACCGTTCGCGGCCAATACGCTAAAGGCTCAATTGATAACGATATAGTTCAATCGTACCAGGACGATCTGCAAACTGATGAAAAATCCGATACCGAAACCTTTGTAGCAATTAAAGCGGAGATCGCCAACTGGCGCTGGGCGGGTGTGCCATTTTATCTCCGTACAGGTAAACGCATGACCCGACGTTATTCTGAAATTGATATCTTTTTCAAACCCTTAGCACATAATATTTTTGCTAAAAATGGCGTGGCCGATCATCAAAACCATTTACAGATCAGTTTGCAGCCAGACAGCGATATAATGCTACGCTTCATGAATAAAAAACCCGTTCTCGGTAACGACATGGTTTTGCAGGATGTTGAACTGAACTTGTCGCAAAGTCAGGATGCCAGCAATATTGCCTATGATGCTTATGCCCGCCTGCTGCTGGACGCAATTCGTGAAGATCAAACTTTATTTATCAGCAGTAAAGAAGTGGAAGCGTCCTGGGAATGGATTGATGGCATTGTGGAAAACTGGCAAACAGCCGGCACTCCGGTGCACCCTTATCAGTCAGGCAGCATGGGGCCGAATCAAGCTCACAGTATGTTGGCCCGGGATAATCGCGAATGGGATTAA
- the pgl gene encoding 6-phosphogluconolactonase, which yields MTTRINYFENDQDLVQVLGKKVLNVLNKSIEHKGHASLVVSGGSTPKGLFNYLSLQTFPWDKVSIILADDRCVSVHGENSNYHFLKTHLFKDYAAEAKFIPLYCDEDTHEQAAANATRRINHLKKYDLVILGMGTDGHTASLFPQASNLALALSDDSPDVVGIDPVTNDMKRVTQSLKRLLNTREIVFHLIGEEKNAILQKVMQDTNKKDYPSSHVIHQTEVPVEVYIAQHK from the coding sequence ATGACAACGCGTATAAATTATTTTGAGAACGACCAGGATCTGGTGCAGGTTTTGGGCAAAAAAGTATTAAATGTACTGAATAAGAGTATTGAACATAAAGGCCATGCATCACTGGTAGTTTCCGGTGGCAGCACTCCCAAAGGCCTGTTTAATTATTTATCACTACAAACCTTTCCCTGGGACAAGGTCAGCATAATTCTGGCCGATGACCGTTGTGTGAGCGTTCATGGTGAAAACAGCAATTATCATTTTCTAAAAACGCACTTATTTAAAGATTACGCTGCTGAAGCAAAATTCATTCCCTTGTATTGTGATGAAGACACTCACGAGCAAGCCGCTGCAAATGCCACGCGTCGTATCAATCATCTAAAAAAGTACGACCTGGTCATTTTAGGCATGGGCACTGATGGACACACGGCATCACTGTTCCCGCAGGCGAGTAACCTGGCCCTGGCCTTATCCGATGACAGTCCGGATGTCGTGGGCATCGATCCGGTAACCAATGACATGAAACGTGTTACCCAAAGTTTGAAACGCTTGTTAAATACCCGCGAGATAGTTTTTCATTTGATCGGTGAAGAAAAAAATGCGATTTTACAAAAGGTCATGCAGGATACAAATAAAAAAGACTATCCGTCCAGCCATGTCATTCATCAAACCGAAGTACCAGTTGAAGTTTATATTGCTCAACACAAATAA
- a CDS encoding phosphogluconate dehydratase: MNPVIEKVTQRLIGRSQKNRTAYLAKMQSTMQNNPPKKRLSCGNMAHALAASPDSDKTNLRSGKNINLGIITAYNDMLSAHQPYADYPQMIKQHAANLGVTAQVACAVPAMCDGVTQGQPGMELSLFSRDVVAMATAIGLTHNMFDASLFLGICDKIVPGMVIGALRFGHLPALFVPAGPMASGIPNKQKAAKRQEFAQGKIDKEEMLDVELSSYHSAGTCTFYGTANSNQMLMEMLGVQLPNSSFVHPHSDLRKALNREIVRIAVDNTQASGNYRPLYEIVTEKSLVNAIVGLLATGGSTNHCLHLIAIAKAAGIDLHLEDLDELSTAVPLLARVYPNGLADVNHFHAAGGISFLVKELRKQGFLNEDVSNILGQGLDYFCNTPELNGKGELVWTAINEVSGDEEVLRPVANPFSGNGGLRLLDGNLGKAIIKVSAIKEEHYIVEAPCKIFHSQDEFIESFNKGELFQDLVAVLRFQGPAAIGMPELHKLTPLLGIVQDQGRQVALVTDGRMSGASGKVPAAIHCSPEALKGGMLAKLQDGDVIRLDATQGVLTCLVDDTELAAREAAHFEPEATNLGRDLFEIFRVNVSNSEEGAAVF; the protein is encoded by the coding sequence ATGAATCCGGTAATCGAAAAAGTCACGCAACGCCTGATTGGCAGAAGCCAAAAAAACCGCACAGCCTATTTGGCAAAAATGCAGTCCACCATGCAAAACAACCCGCCGAAAAAGCGCTTGTCGTGTGGCAACATGGCACACGCTCTGGCAGCGAGCCCGGATTCCGATAAAACCAATTTACGTTCCGGTAAAAATATCAATCTTGGCATTATCACCGCCTACAACGATATGCTCTCCGCACATCAGCCATACGCTGACTACCCTCAAATGATTAAACAGCATGCCGCCAATCTTGGCGTGACCGCTCAGGTAGCTTGTGCGGTACCGGCGATGTGCGATGGCGTTACTCAGGGCCAGCCCGGTATGGAATTGAGTTTGTTCAGTCGTGATGTGGTGGCCATGGCGACTGCCATCGGGCTCACACATAATATGTTTGATGCCAGTCTGTTTTTAGGTATTTGCGACAAGATCGTTCCTGGCATGGTGATTGGCGCCCTGCGTTTTGGTCACCTGCCAGCCTTGTTTGTCCCGGCTGGCCCAATGGCTTCAGGCATCCCGAATAAACAAAAAGCGGCCAAACGCCAGGAATTTGCTCAAGGCAAAATTGATAAAGAAGAAATGCTGGATGTGGAATTGTCTTCCTATCACAGTGCCGGCACCTGCACATTTTATGGCACAGCCAACTCCAATCAAATGCTGATGGAAATGCTCGGTGTGCAACTACCCAACTCTTCTTTTGTGCACCCGCATTCGGATTTGCGTAAAGCCCTTAATCGGGAAATCGTGCGGATTGCGGTCGATAACACCCAGGCATCGGGTAATTACCGCCCCTTGTATGAAATTGTTACTGAAAAATCTCTGGTCAACGCCATAGTTGGATTGCTTGCAACGGGAGGCTCGACCAATCATTGTTTGCACTTGATCGCCATTGCCAAAGCCGCCGGTATCGACCTGCATCTGGAAGACCTGGACGAGCTTTCTACGGCCGTCCCTTTACTGGCGCGAGTCTATCCAAACGGACTGGCCGATGTGAATCACTTCCATGCTGCGGGCGGAATTTCCTTTCTGGTCAAAGAATTACGCAAACAGGGCTTTCTTAATGAAGACGTGTCCAATATTCTTGGTCAGGGCCTGGATTATTTTTGCAACACACCGGAACTGAACGGCAAGGGTGAGCTGGTGTGGACAGCCATTAACGAGGTCTCCGGCGATGAAGAGGTTTTACGCCCGGTTGCTAATCCTTTCTCTGGCAATGGCGGTCTCAGACTTCTGGACGGTAATTTAGGCAAAGCGATTATTAAGGTTTCGGCTATCAAGGAAGAACATTACATCGTGGAAGCACCGTGCAAAATTTTCCATTCCCAAGACGAATTCATCGAATCATTCAATAAAGGCGAACTGTTCCAGGATCTGGTGGCGGTGTTACGTTTCCAGGGTCCAGCCGCAATAGGTATGCCGGAGTTGCATAAGCTCACCCCCTTACTGGGCATTGTGCAAGACCAGGGCCGCCAGGTTGCGCTGGTGACCGACGGCAGAATGTCGGGTGCCTCAGGTAAAGTGCCGGCTGCAATTCATTGTTCGCCCGAAGCTCTCAAGGGTGGCATGCTGGCAAAATTACAAGACGGGGATGTGATCCGTCTCGACGCCACCCAAGGCGTGCTCACGTGTTTAGTGGATGACACCGAACTGGCGGCACGCGAAGCGGCTCACTTTGAACCCGAAGCAACCAACCTCGGACGCGACCTGTTTGAGATCTTTCGTGTTAATGTATCGAACTCTGAAGAAGGCGCGGCGGTATTCTGA